The following proteins are encoded in a genomic region of Dyadobacter sp. UC 10:
- a CDS encoding glycosyltransferase family 4 protein translates to MEVLFVSHKYPPAVGGMEKQSFELITGMERHCKVHRIVLDGNESTLSYFLLLKQRILRTCANNPGIRIIHFNDGLIAAFCSRHKGYGQLKRTATLHGLDVVFPSKIYHRFILPRFNRFDKLIAVSNATAREAQRLGIDQNKLVVIPNGVDTSGETASATGSIRELLADHGIAYNDERILVALGRPVRRKGMSWFIENVVPRLKGDFLLLLIGAYEASPGRIEKLLARLPKRIAEKISLFLGFPTDNAPLRQLLEKPDIAARVRHLRKLPTNEVQMLLSHSAAFIMPNIKVKGDMEGFGLVCLEAAIAGATVFAANIDGIPDAIQDGKNGYLLPSGDAKAWAARLNEVIENEPLEEDKPVFRQYTIENCGWEKMVRGYFEVFQSLIK, encoded by the coding sequence ATGGAAGTATTGTTTGTCAGCCACAAATATCCCCCGGCTGTGGGTGGAATGGAAAAGCAAAGCTTCGAGCTCATAACAGGCATGGAGCGGCATTGCAAAGTGCACCGCATTGTCCTGGATGGGAATGAAAGCACCCTGAGCTATTTTTTGTTATTGAAACAAAGGATTCTGCGTACCTGTGCAAACAACCCGGGTATCCGTATCATTCATTTCAACGACGGTCTGATCGCCGCTTTTTGCTCACGTCACAAAGGGTATGGTCAACTTAAACGCACTGCTACCCTGCATGGATTAGATGTGGTTTTTCCCAGTAAGATCTACCACCGGTTTATTCTCCCGCGTTTCAATCGTTTTGACAAATTAATTGCCGTAAGCAATGCCACCGCCAGAGAGGCGCAGCGATTGGGTATTGATCAAAATAAACTTGTCGTTATCCCAAATGGAGTCGACACGAGTGGTGAAACAGCGTCGGCTACTGGCTCAATTAGGGAACTGCTTGCTGACCATGGCATTGCGTATAATGATGAGCGAATATTAGTAGCCCTTGGCCGGCCTGTCAGACGAAAGGGAATGTCCTGGTTTATTGAAAATGTTGTGCCGCGGTTGAAAGGAGATTTCCTGTTGTTGCTGATCGGGGCTTATGAGGCTTCGCCGGGGCGGATAGAAAAGTTGCTCGCTCGTTTACCTAAAAGAATAGCTGAAAAAATCTCTTTATTTCTAGGCTTTCCGACCGACAATGCGCCTTTGCGGCAGTTACTGGAAAAACCTGATATTGCCGCCCGCGTCAGGCACCTGAGAAAGCTGCCTACAAACGAGGTACAAATGCTGTTATCGCATTCTGCCGCTTTTATTATGCCCAATATTAAGGTAAAAGGCGATATGGAAGGTTTTGGGCTGGTTTGCCTCGAAGCAGCGATCGCCGGGGCGACCGTTTTCGCCGCTAATATCGACGGTATTCCCGACGCAATTCAGGACGGGAAAAACGGTTACCTGCTTCCGTCGGGCGATGCAAAAGCCTGGGCTGCGCGCCTGAACGAAGTAATTGAAAATGAGCCGTTGGAAGAAGATAAACCGGTATTCCGGCAATATACGATCGAGAATTGTGGTTGGGAAAAGATGGTCCGGGGCTATTTCGAAGTTTTTCAATCTCTCATAAAATAG
- a CDS encoding Gfo/Idh/MocA family protein, with amino-acid sequence MSIHTNRRDFVKMAGLGALGFTILPSLYGKVAASDRVRVAHIGLGGMGNNHMKWFANLPEVEIVALCDVDELHLGETKQRLLTMQPNAKVDTYGDFRQILDRKDIDAITVATPDHWHAQIAALAFQAGKDVYGEKPLSYNLKEGKMMLKNLEKYERVFQMGNQIHAGDNFHRVVEIIKSGAIGKVSTVRLWKTANAKEIGSPVAQAVPKTLNWDMWLGPAPFTEYVPEKCHFTYRYFLDYSGGEFADFWCHIADVVYSALAPTGLKKINARGEAFAGIADAPKTLDVDYEFDNLKILWTMAPPNVPGAAEKGIGAYFEGDRGTLMCDYNTRSITINGETVTDLPTIPITNPRSPGHQQNFVDSVKSRKQPESNLAYAREMTIPMHLGLISYRLKRELTWNAEKEKFVGDKEANRLLSRKPRKKWDLA; translated from the coding sequence ATGAGCATACATACCAACAGGAGAGATTTTGTCAAAATGGCCGGCCTTGGCGCGCTGGGCTTCACCATTTTACCTTCACTTTACGGCAAAGTTGCCGCCAGCGACCGGGTACGGGTGGCTCACATCGGTCTCGGCGGAATGGGTAATAACCACATGAAATGGTTTGCGAATTTACCGGAGGTCGAAATCGTAGCACTTTGCGACGTGGATGAATTGCACCTGGGCGAAACCAAGCAGAGGCTGCTTACCATGCAGCCCAATGCAAAAGTGGATACGTATGGAGATTTCCGTCAGATACTCGACCGGAAAGATATTGACGCGATAACCGTCGCTACTCCCGACCACTGGCATGCTCAGATCGCAGCGCTGGCATTTCAGGCAGGCAAGGATGTATATGGTGAAAAACCGCTTTCCTACAATCTGAAAGAGGGGAAAATGATGCTGAAAAACCTGGAAAAGTACGAACGCGTATTTCAAATGGGTAACCAGATCCATGCGGGGGATAACTTTCACCGGGTGGTCGAGATCATCAAGTCCGGCGCGATCGGTAAGGTGAGTACGGTGAGGTTGTGGAAAACGGCCAATGCCAAAGAAATAGGCTCGCCGGTTGCCCAGGCCGTGCCGAAAACCCTCAACTGGGACATGTGGCTTGGACCTGCGCCATTTACGGAATACGTTCCCGAAAAATGTCACTTTACCTACCGGTATTTTCTCGACTATTCCGGCGGCGAATTCGCCGATTTCTGGTGCCATATTGCCGATGTAGTTTACTCCGCACTCGCCCCTACCGGCCTGAAAAAGATCAATGCCCGGGGCGAAGCCTTTGCCGGAATTGCCGATGCGCCCAAAACGCTGGACGTGGATTATGAATTTGACAACCTCAAAATTCTATGGACAATGGCACCTCCGAACGTTCCGGGAGCGGCCGAGAAAGGGATTGGCGCCTATTTTGAAGGTGACAGAGGAACATTAATGTGTGATTATAACACCCGGTCGATTACCATCAATGGCGAAACAGTTACTGACCTTCCCACCATTCCGATCACCAACCCGAGGTCGCCCGGGCACCAGCAGAACTTTGTCGATTCTGTCAAATCGAGGAAACAGCCGGAGTCGAACCTCGCCTATGCGCGCGAAATGACGATCCCGATGCATTTGGGGTTAATCTCTTACAGGTTAAAAAGAGAACTTACCTGGAATGCGGAGAAGGAAAAATTCGTGGGGGATAAGGAGGCGAACAGGTTGTTGTCGCGAAAGCCGCGTAAAAAATGGGACCTGGCCTAA
- a CDS encoding LytR/AlgR family response regulator transcription factor, with translation MKVLIIEDEELSAERLENLLRAIDTDIHVLAIIPSVFETISYFQNPTNIQPDLIFLDIHLEDDNGFRIVESLNLMIPIIFTTAFDDYMLKAFKTHSIDYLLKPINPLELQASLLKFRKLREPAKEKKEAPAAGHATEKYKDRFLVSAGPRIFTFKTSEIAYFTIEQRATFLRLFDGRHFAVEYSLEKLTQLLDPASFFRINRTLLISIHAIRDIHTISAGRLKVELDPPASQEVFVSPERITEFKSWLGR, from the coding sequence ATGAAGGTACTGATCATTGAAGACGAAGAACTGAGTGCGGAAAGGCTGGAAAATTTGTTGCGCGCCATTGATACAGACATTCATGTGCTGGCTATCATTCCCTCTGTTTTTGAGACGATATCCTATTTCCAAAACCCGACCAACATCCAGCCAGATCTCATTTTTCTGGATATTCACCTCGAAGACGACAACGGGTTCCGGATCGTGGAAAGTCTGAACCTGATGATCCCGATCATTTTCACGACCGCATTCGACGATTATATGCTGAAAGCTTTCAAAACGCACAGTATTGATTATTTGTTAAAACCGATCAATCCGCTGGAGTTACAGGCTTCGCTATTGAAATTTCGAAAATTGAGGGAGCCTGCCAAAGAAAAAAAGGAAGCTCCGGCCGCCGGTCATGCGACAGAAAAATACAAGGACCGGTTCCTTGTATCGGCCGGCCCGCGCATCTTTACATTTAAGACTTCCGAGATTGCATATTTTACCATCGAACAGCGGGCCACCTTTCTGCGGCTTTTCGACGGCCGCCATTTTGCCGTGGAATACAGCCTGGAAAAATTGACGCAGCTGCTCGACCCGGCCAGTTTTTTCCGCATCAACCGCACTTTGTTGATTTCCATTCACGCAATCCGGGACATCCACACGATCTCCGCGGGTAGGCTCAAAGTCGAGCTGGACCCGCCTGCCTCTCAGGAAGTTTTTGTTAGCCCGGAACGTATAACCGAGTTCAAAAGCTGGCTCGGGCGTTAA
- a CDS encoding lysylphosphatidylglycerol synthase transmembrane domain-containing protein, translated as MKISPAHIRIFKIVLVLSMLVLLFQFIRHTDLAEVKSALGKAGAGFIWVIVSTFVAYWCGAVGWWFCLGESKSLISHTRIFVVRHISETVGAFNPASVAGGDMFKVFLLKPYGIAQQPALTSVIIYRFLMILSQLVLFVVSMFWMVSGTGPGGGALPGGYIVVMVSALLLLAAICFFWLKSARKLQLLVGNSTSESRLSRVNSKIREVRIALYQFSINHPKELLFAFICFLLHWLIGSLEFYIILKLLGYDVTLMHGLLLDMGVVLVKSAGAFVPGQIGVEEIGNKLMLGVIGIASATLWLSVSALRRTRQLFWILMGALFYALFVRGKKTLS; from the coding sequence TTGAAAATTAGTCCCGCCCATATCCGCATTTTCAAGATTGTCCTGGTGCTCAGTATGTTGGTATTGCTGTTTCAATTCATCCGGCATACTGATCTTGCAGAGGTTAAAAGTGCGCTGGGAAAGGCGGGGGCGGGGTTTATCTGGGTCATCGTCAGTACATTCGTTGCGTACTGGTGTGGTGCGGTCGGTTGGTGGTTTTGCCTTGGCGAATCCAAAAGCCTGATTTCCCATACCAGGATTTTCGTAGTCAGGCACATCAGCGAAACGGTTGGTGCCTTCAACCCCGCAAGCGTTGCAGGAGGCGATATGTTCAAGGTATTTTTATTAAAACCCTACGGTATTGCGCAGCAACCCGCGCTTACCTCGGTGATCATTTATCGGTTTTTAATGATTTTGAGTCAGCTGGTACTATTTGTTGTATCCATGTTCTGGATGGTTTCCGGTACCGGGCCGGGTGGCGGTGCATTGCCGGGAGGTTACATTGTGGTGATGGTTTCGGCCTTGCTGCTGCTGGCTGCTATTTGCTTTTTCTGGCTTAAAAGCGCTCGCAAACTGCAATTACTTGTTGGGAATAGTACCTCAGAAAGTCGACTCAGCCGTGTCAACAGTAAGATCCGTGAAGTCAGGATAGCACTTTACCAATTTTCAATAAACCATCCTAAAGAACTGCTTTTCGCATTCATCTGCTTTCTGCTTCACTGGCTGATCGGTTCGTTGGAGTTTTATATCATTTTAAAACTGCTGGGCTATGATGTTACGCTCATGCATGGGCTTTTGCTGGATATGGGCGTAGTGCTCGTTAAGTCAGCGGGAGCATTTGTGCCGGGGCAGATAGGCGTAGAGGAAATAGGTAACAAGCTGATGCTGGGTGTTATAGGGATCGCTAGTGCTACGCTGTGGCTCTCGGTTTCTGCGTTGCGCCGCACCCGTCAGCTTTTCTGGATACTGATGGGCGCACTGTTTTACGCGCTGTTTGTCCGGGGTAAAAAAACCCTTTCCTGA